A section of the Streptomyces sp. Je 1-369 genome encodes:
- a CDS encoding SDR family NAD(P)-dependent oxidoreductase, with translation MNLPINQSGTGRRVLVSGASRGLGRAVARAFAGNGDRVAVHYGSREDDARATLGSLEGEGHVLVGGDLSDPAGAADVASRAAEALGGLDVLVNNAAVNLPHPLADTPYEEWAALWQRHVSVNLLATANLSHLAARRMIDQGTGGRIVNIGSRGAFRGEPDHPAYGATKAAVHALGQSLAVSLAPHGIAVASVAPGFFGTERVAHRLSGAEGEAIRAQSPFGRAGTAEEIAAAVLWLASPVAEWASGAVLDLNGASHLRT, from the coding sequence ATGAACCTGCCCATCAACCAGTCAGGCACCGGCCGCCGCGTCCTGGTCAGCGGCGCCTCCCGGGGCCTCGGCCGCGCCGTCGCCCGCGCCTTCGCGGGGAACGGCGACCGGGTCGCGGTGCACTACGGCTCTCGCGAGGACGACGCGCGGGCGACGCTCGGCTCGCTGGAGGGCGAGGGGCACGTGCTGGTGGGCGGCGACCTGTCGGACCCGGCGGGCGCGGCGGACGTCGCGTCGCGCGCGGCCGAGGCGCTCGGCGGCCTCGACGTCCTGGTCAACAACGCCGCCGTGAACCTCCCGCACCCCCTCGCCGACACGCCGTACGAGGAGTGGGCGGCCCTGTGGCAGCGGCATGTCTCCGTGAACCTGCTCGCCACGGCGAACCTCAGCCACCTCGCGGCCCGCCGCATGATCGACCAGGGCACGGGCGGCCGGATCGTGAACATCGGCTCGCGCGGCGCGTTCCGCGGGGAGCCGGACCACCCGGCGTACGGGGCGACGAAGGCCGCCGTCCACGCGCTCGGCCAGTCGCTCGCCGTGTCCCTCGCGCCGCACGGGATCGCGGTGGCTTCGGTGGCGCCCGGGTTCTTCGGGACGGAGCGGGTGGCGCACCGCCTCAGCGGGGCGGAGGGCGAGGCGATCCGGGCGCAGAGCCCGTTCGGGCGGGCGGGCACGGCGGAGGAGATCGCGGCGGCCGTGCTGTGGCTGGCGTCGCCGGTCGCCGAGTGGGCGTCGGGCGCGGTGCTCGACCTCAACGGCGCGTCGCACCTGCGTACGTGA
- a CDS encoding antibiotic biosynthesis monooxygenase, whose product MPTTPTPTLSTGALPDPARADGGLTFISTWSTGSPERLRATLDAIAKAWETRPWPHEGLLSYTVYAGADGSTVLHYSQWRDEAAYQDFFAGVGNGRDARNSEIDAAVPGIERLGLNKTRLYRSWSGGRAGEVHEPGTVVIGQTDFGSPDPEGQRARSDRAVEALDGGTADGPGPYAAHFHLTLDGKRVITYAEGGGEGARYRFAYGFVPSKA is encoded by the coding sequence ATGCCCACGACCCCCACCCCCACCCTCAGCACCGGCGCCCTCCCCGACCCGGCCCGCGCCGACGGCGGCCTCACCTTCATCAGTACCTGGAGCACCGGCTCGCCCGAGCGGCTGCGGGCCACCCTGGACGCCATCGCCAAGGCGTGGGAGACCCGGCCCTGGCCGCACGAAGGGCTCCTCTCGTACACGGTGTACGCGGGAGCCGACGGGTCGACCGTCCTGCACTACTCGCAGTGGCGGGACGAAGCGGCGTACCAGGACTTCTTCGCGGGCGTCGGCAACGGCAGGGACGCACGGAACTCCGAGATCGACGCGGCCGTGCCGGGCATCGAGCGGCTCGGCCTCAACAAGACGCGTCTGTACCGGAGTTGGAGCGGCGGCCGGGCGGGTGAGGTCCATGAGCCCGGTACGGTGGTGATCGGTCAGACCGACTTCGGGAGTCCCGACCCCGAGGGGCAGCGTGCCCGGTCGGACCGGGCGGTCGAGGCCCTGGACGGAGGTACCGCCGACGGCCCCGGCCCCTACGCCGCGCACTTCCACCTCACCCTGGACGGCAAGCGGGTCATCACCTACGCGGAGGGCGGCGGAGAGGGCGCCCGGTACCGGTTCGCGTACGGCTTCGTACCGAGCAAGGCGTAG
- a CDS encoding endonuclease/exonuclease/phosphatase family protein has product MPHISSPRLPRSAAVGAVVAAALAAGLLAVTSSPAAADGVRIHDIQGTTRTSPLVGQQVTDVPGIVTGVRGYGSKGFWIQSAAGTADDDAATSEGVFVFTGSAPLTVKAGDAVRVSGTVGEYVPGGTGSGNQSLTQITKPTVTVESSGNALPAPVAVTAKSVPSRYAPAGDPARAGSINALPLKPRSYALDLYESLEGMNVRVGSSRVVGATDAYNELWVTVKKHENPNRRGGTVYGSYGAQNGGRLQIQQLAPVSEQPFPKANVGDVLRGGAAGPLDFNQFGGYTLVARELGKVDDKGLKPEKTRRQAKGELAVATYNVENLDPTDPQKKFDALAGAVVANLSSPDIVALEEIQDDNGAKNDGTVSAETTLKKFTDAIVAAGGPRYAWRSVDPQNNKDGGEPGGNIRQVFLYNPERVSFTERAPGDATTPTEVVREGGRAALSHSPGRVDPANAAWADSRKPLAGEFTFRGRTVFVIANHFGSKGGDEGLTSHHQPPVRSSEAKRLLQAQAVNGFVKDIREVQRNADVVVLGDINDFEFSATTKALEDGGALRSAVRSLPRSERYSYVYQGNSQVLDQILTSPGVGDADDVSFDSVHINAEFAEQNSDHDPQVLRFRP; this is encoded by the coding sequence ATGCCTCACATATCGTCGCCCCGCCTTCCGCGATCCGCCGCCGTCGGCGCCGTGGTCGCCGCCGCCCTGGCGGCCGGACTGCTCGCCGTCACCTCGTCCCCGGCCGCCGCCGACGGGGTCCGCATCCACGACATCCAGGGCACCACCCGTACGTCGCCCCTGGTGGGGCAGCAGGTCACCGACGTGCCCGGCATCGTGACGGGCGTGCGCGGCTACGGCTCGAAGGGCTTCTGGATCCAGTCCGCCGCGGGGACGGCCGATGACGACGCGGCCACCAGCGAGGGCGTCTTCGTCTTCACCGGCTCCGCGCCGCTCACCGTCAAGGCGGGTGACGCGGTACGGGTCTCCGGCACGGTCGGCGAGTACGTTCCCGGGGGCACCGGCTCCGGCAACCAGTCCCTCACGCAGATCACCAAGCCGACGGTGACCGTGGAGTCCTCCGGCAACGCGCTGCCCGCCCCGGTCGCGGTCACCGCCAAGTCCGTGCCGAGCCGGTACGCGCCCGCGGGCGACCCCGCGCGGGCCGGCAGCATCAACGCGCTGCCGCTGAAGCCCCGCTCGTACGCCCTCGACCTCTACGAGTCGCTTGAGGGCATGAACGTACGGGTCGGCAGCTCCCGCGTCGTCGGTGCGACCGACGCGTACAACGAGCTGTGGGTGACGGTGAAGAAGCACGAGAACCCGAACCGGCGCGGCGGCACCGTCTACGGCTCGTACGGCGCCCAGAACGGCGGGCGGCTGCAGATCCAGCAGCTCGCCCCGGTCTCCGAGCAGCCGTTCCCCAAGGCGAACGTCGGTGACGTCCTGCGCGGCGGCGCCGCGGGCCCCCTGGACTTCAACCAGTTCGGCGGCTACACCCTCGTGGCACGCGAGCTCGGCAAGGTCGACGACAAGGGCCTGAAGCCCGAGAAGACGCGGCGCCAGGCCAAGGGCGAGCTCGCCGTGGCCACGTACAACGTCGAGAACCTCGACCCGACCGACCCGCAGAAGAAGTTCGACGCGCTGGCCGGCGCGGTCGTCGCGAACCTCTCCTCGCCCGACATCGTGGCCCTTGAGGAGATCCAGGACGACAACGGGGCGAAGAACGACGGCACGGTCTCCGCGGAGACGACGCTGAAGAAGTTCACGGACGCGATCGTCGCCGCGGGCGGCCCGCGGTACGCGTGGCGGTCCGTCGACCCGCAGAACAACAAGGACGGCGGCGAGCCGGGCGGCAACATCCGCCAGGTCTTCCTCTACAACCCCGAGCGGGTCTCGTTCACCGAGCGCGCGCCCGGCGACGCGACGACGCCCACCGAGGTCGTGCGCGAGGGCGGCCGCGCCGCGCTGAGCCACTCCCCCGGGCGCGTCGACCCGGCCAACGCGGCGTGGGCGGACAGCCGCAAGCCGCTGGCCGGCGAGTTCACCTTCCGCGGCCGCACCGTCTTCGTGATCGCCAACCACTTCGGGTCCAAGGGCGGCGACGAGGGGCTGACCTCGCACCACCAGCCGCCGGTGCGCTCCTCCGAGGCCAAGCGGCTGCTCCAGGCGCAGGCGGTGAACGGCTTCGTGAAGGACATCCGCGAGGTCCAGCGGAACGCCGACGTCGTCGTGCTCGGCGACATCAACGACTTCGAGTTCTCGGCGACCACCAAGGCGCTCGAGGACGGCGGCGCGCTGCGCTCCGCCGTCAGGTCGCTGCCGAGGAGCGAGCGCTACTCGTACGTCTACCAGGGCAACTCGCAGGTCCTCGACCAGATCCTGACCAGCCCGGGGGTGGGCGACGCGGACGACGTCAGCTTCGACAGCGTGCACATCAACGCGGAGTTCGCGGAGCAGAACAGCGACCACGACCCGCAGGTGCTGCGCTTCAGGCCGTAG
- a CDS encoding alkaline phosphatase PhoX, which produces MSLTRRDFAGRSALTGAGVALAGSVGALATAPGALAATDVESADESEDARHHGHHGPGYGPLIPDPEGLLALPAGFSYRVLTHSGRTRLESGEFTPSNHDGTATFRGPRGTTLLVNNHELGGPRSKWKHPVPLAEGLVYDPAASGGCTVVEVRPDGRVAEWVGIAGTATNCAGGSTPWGTWLTCEETEDRAGRNGMTKDHGYVFEVDPLDRRANRAPKPIKALGRYAHEAVVVDPKRGHLYLTEDASGPNGLLYRWTPPHGFAHGRGRLRTLADDAGVLKAPKCFDSGGRFVDDLSRATKTGTVYGVDWIEVPDRDARTVPVREQFDDGDITRARKLEGMWWGDGGVYIVASFARGESPVPHDGQVWFYHPGRRTLTLKVLLGVNRDPGKDGAFDGPDNITVSPYGGLVIAEDGDGVQHLFGATERGRTYPIARNELNAGTEEKPEYSEFTGVTFSPDGRTLYANIQTPGIMLAITGPWKRQRN; this is translated from the coding sequence ATGTCGCTCACCCGCAGGGATTTCGCCGGACGCTCCGCGCTCACCGGTGCGGGGGTCGCCCTGGCCGGCAGTGTCGGGGCGCTCGCCACGGCCCCCGGAGCCCTCGCCGCGACGGACGTCGAGAGCGCGGACGAGTCGGAGGACGCCCGTCACCACGGCCACCACGGCCCCGGTTACGGCCCCCTGATCCCCGACCCCGAAGGCCTCCTCGCGCTGCCCGCCGGATTCTCGTACCGCGTCCTCACGCACAGCGGCAGGACCAGACTGGAGAGCGGCGAGTTCACGCCGTCCAACCACGACGGCACCGCCACCTTCCGCGGCCCGCGCGGCACCACGCTCCTCGTCAACAACCACGAGCTCGGCGGCCCCCGCAGCAAGTGGAAGCACCCCGTACCGCTCGCCGAAGGACTCGTCTACGACCCCGCCGCGTCCGGTGGCTGCACCGTCGTCGAGGTACGCCCCGACGGCCGCGTCGCCGAATGGGTCGGCATAGCGGGCACCGCCACCAACTGCGCGGGCGGCAGCACCCCCTGGGGCACCTGGCTCACCTGCGAGGAGACCGAGGACCGGGCAGGCCGGAACGGCATGACCAAGGACCACGGCTACGTCTTCGAGGTCGACCCCCTCGACAGGCGCGCCAACCGCGCCCCCAAGCCCATCAAGGCGCTGGGCCGCTACGCCCACGAAGCCGTCGTCGTCGACCCCAAGCGCGGCCACCTCTACCTCACCGAGGACGCCTCCGGACCGAACGGCCTCCTCTACCGCTGGACCCCGCCGCACGGCTTCGCACACGGCCGCGGCAGGCTGCGCACCCTCGCCGACGACGCGGGCGTCCTGAAGGCCCCCAAGTGCTTCGACTCCGGCGGCCGCTTCGTCGACGACCTGTCCCGCGCCACGAAGACCGGCACGGTCTACGGCGTGGACTGGATCGAGGTCCCCGACCGCGACGCGCGGACCGTGCCCGTGCGCGAGCAGTTCGACGACGGCGACATCACGCGCGCCCGCAAACTCGAAGGCATGTGGTGGGGCGACGGCGGCGTCTACATCGTCGCGTCCTTCGCCCGCGGCGAGAGCCCCGTACCGCACGACGGACAGGTGTGGTTCTACCACCCGGGCCGCCGCACCCTCACCCTGAAGGTGCTCCTCGGCGTGAACCGGGACCCCGGCAAGGACGGCGCCTTCGACGGCCCCGACAACATCACCGTCTCGCCCTACGGCGGCCTCGTCATCGCCGAGGACGGCGACGGCGTCCAGCACCTCTTCGGGGCGACGGAGCGCGGCCGCACGTACCCGATCGCCCGCAACGAACTCAACGCGGGCACCGAGGAGAAGCCGGAGTACAGCGAGTTCACCGGCGTCACGTTCTCCCCCGACGGCCGAACGCTCTACGCCAACATCCAGACGCCCGGCATCATGCTCGCGATCACCGGTCCGTGGAAGCGGCAGCGGAACTGA
- a CDS encoding SRPBCC family protein, whose product MSGDGRAGRGRPRRRRPDKGEPGSSPAAQGGDAGNGKAFEIVRELAVEGSPARLWAALTTGTGGWLWPVEYEPREGGAAPSGGTVTHWDPPHRLTARVEDPDGIPGQTLDELDHVIEPRDGGRRSWLRHVHSGIFTGDWDARYDGVVKHTDFHLHTLGQYMAYFEGRPVAYSALHGPPASTAPDAFARLARALGLPDDATDGARVRVQAAGGELDAVIDFRSRYFIGLRADETLHRFYGRNHFGAPVGISVHDFGAHADAKGTELAWQDWLDHLYG is encoded by the coding sequence ATGAGCGGGGACGGCAGGGCGGGCCGGGGCAGGCCGCGCAGGCGCAGGCCCGACAAGGGCGAGCCCGGCAGCAGCCCCGCCGCGCAGGGCGGGGACGCGGGCAACGGCAAGGCGTTCGAGATCGTCAGGGAGCTGGCGGTCGAGGGCTCCCCGGCCAGGCTCTGGGCCGCCCTCACCACCGGCACCGGCGGCTGGCTGTGGCCGGTGGAGTACGAACCGCGCGAGGGCGGCGCCGCCCCCTCCGGCGGCACCGTCACCCACTGGGACCCGCCCCACCGCCTCACCGCCCGCGTCGAGGACCCGGACGGCATACCCGGCCAGACCCTCGACGAACTCGACCACGTCATCGAGCCGCGCGACGGTGGGCGCCGCTCCTGGCTGCGCCACGTGCACAGCGGCATCTTCACCGGCGACTGGGACGCGCGGTACGACGGCGTGGTGAAGCACACCGACTTCCACCTGCACACCCTGGGTCAGTACATGGCGTACTTCGAGGGCCGCCCCGTTGCCTACTCCGCCCTGCACGGCCCGCCCGCCTCCACCGCCCCGGACGCCTTCGCCAGGCTGGCCAGGGCCCTCGGCCTGCCCGACGACGCCACGGACGGCGCGCGCGTGCGGGTGCAGGCCGCGGGCGGCGAGCTTGACGCGGTGATCGACTTCCGCAGCCGGTACTTCATCGGCCTGCGCGCCGACGAGACGCTGCACCGCTTCTACGGCCGCAACCACTTCGGCGCCCCGGTCGGCATCAGCGTCCACGACTTCGGCGCGCACGCCGACGCCAAAGGCACCGAACTGGCGTGGCAGGACTGGCTGGACCACCTCTACGGCTGA